In the genome of Parus major isolate Abel chromosome 2, Parus_major1.1, whole genome shotgun sequence, one region contains:
- the LOC107214352 gene encoding solute carrier family 22 member 13-like has protein sequence MSGVGEILKAVGDFGRFQKCLVLLSVIPCLSVAFHQFCQLFMVPFVPHHCDTSWIRAVGPNLTEEEQLNLTLPRGTDGEFEQCSMYSPVDWDLHSIVAYGLNDTEKCINGWVYPSDQPPSLLTEFDLVCDRKDLNDIAQAIYMAGLLLGSMIFGPLSDRIGRRPVILLSVFLQGLFGLGIAFVPHFYVYMAFRCVVGASVSGITMTILALATEWIGVSSRPKAVLTSHCCFAIGQMILAGLSYGIRNWRLLEIAGSAPIFAFFFFIGVLPESARWLVTKGRIEEAKKVLQKAAAINKRSLPPELLEQLKPEKEVKSGSFLDIFQKKHLRKVTLIMSCAWFVNSFVYYGLSLNVTNFGLDIYLTQLAFGAVEIPARVGCIFILQRFGRRKTQAVLLVLSGLVCLIITGIPEDQPVATTVLATIGKFAASASFSTSYVYAAELFPTVVRQTGVGLCSMAARVAAILAPLVRLLGQHHRAIPMAIFGSAPVLGGLLCVLLPETGGTDLADGTGDGRPPAEVCENATSGSQNGEVKGKGGGQDNESTKTTYL, from the exons ATGTCAGGTGTCGGGGAAATTTTGAAAGCAGTTGGTGATTTTGGGCGATTCCAGAAATGCTTGGTGTTGCTTTCTGTGATCCCCTGCCTCAGTGTGGCATTCCACCAGTTTTGCCAGCTTTTCATGGTCCCGTTTGTGCCTCACCACTGTGACACCAGCTGGATCCGCGCCGTCGGCCCCAACCTGACggaggaagagcagctgaaCCTCACCCTGCCCCGGGGCACGGACGGGGAGTTTGAGCAGTGCTCCATGTACTCCCCAGTGGACTGGGACCTCCATTCCATCGTGGCCTATGGGCTGAATGACACCGAGAAGTGCATCAATGGCTGGGTGTACCCCTCAGACCAGCCACCGTCCCTGCTCACCGAG ttTGACCTGGTGTGTGACAGGAAGGACCTGAATGACATTGCCCAGGCCATCTAcatggcagggctgctcctgggatCCATGATCTTTGGGCCTCTAAGTGACAG GATTGGCCGCCGCCCGGTCATTCTGCTCTCCGTCTTCCTCCAGGGCCTGTTTGGCCTGGGAATTGCCTTTGTGCCCCATTTCTATGTGTACATGGCCTTCAGGTGTGTCGTGGGGGCCTCCGTGTCAGGGATCACCATGACAATACTGGCCTTAG ctACAGAATGGATCGGTGTTTCCTCCCGGCCAAAGGCAGTGCTCACTTCTCACTGCTGTTTCGCCATTGGGCAGATGATTTTGGCTGGTTTGAGTTATGGGATTCGCAACTGGAGGCTGCTGGAAATTGCAGGATCTGCTCCtatatttgcctttttcttcttcattgg GGTGCTCCCAGAGTCAGCTCGCTGGCTGGTGACCAAAGGCAGAATCGAGGAAGCCAAGAAGGTTCTGCAGAAGGCGGCAGCCATCAACAAGCGCAGCCTcccaccagagctgctggagcag CTGAAGCCTGAGAAAGAGGTCAAGTCTGGAAGTTTCCTGGATATCTTTCAGAAGAAGCACCTGCGGAAGGTGACTTTAATCATGTCATGTGCCTG GTTTGTGAACAGCTTTGTCTACTATGGGCTGAGTCTGAACGTGACAAATTTTGGCCTGGACATCTACCTGACTCAGCTGGCCTTTGGAGCAGTGGAAATCCCAGCCCGTGTTGGTTGCATCTTCATTCTGCAGAGGTTTGGGAGGAGGAAAACGCAGGCCGTTCTCCTGGTGCTGAGTGGCCTGGTGTGCCTGATCATCACCGGCATCCCTGAAG aCCAGCCTGTGGCAACCACCGTCCTGGCCACCATTGGCAAGTTTGCTGCCTCAGCCTCCTTCTCCACCTCCTACGTCTATGCAGCCGAGCTCTTCCCCACGGTTGTCAG GCAGACGGGCGTGGGGCTGTGCTCCATGGCTGCACGGGTGGCCGCGATCCTGGCCCCGCTGGTCCGTCTCCTTGGGCAGCACCACCGGGCCATCCCCATGGCCATCTTCGGGAGCGCCCCCGTGCTGGGggggctgctctgtgtcctgctaCCCGAGACCGGCGGCACCGACCTGGCAGATGGCACAGGGGACGGCCGTCCCCCGGCTGAG GTCTGTGAAAATGCCACCAGCGGCTCTCAGAATGGGGAGGTGAAAGGAAAAGGTGGTGGCCAAGACAATGAGAGCACGAAGACCACGTACCTCTAG